A genomic segment from Lutibacter sp. A80 encodes:
- a CDS encoding TonB-dependent receptor domain-containing protein — protein sequence MHIETVGGSASFTVLSPDLKTETSNSINASLNFTKPIGTVQSNIVVEGFYTKLNDVFITADANPSNGGTSVVTKRNGAGAKVSGVNLEASFAFSRTLNFQIGGTIQKSEYSEEEEIWASEDGSEIITTKNILRTPDVYGFYTFNYNPIAPLTLSLSGVYTGKMDAPHVVDIDTERTVIKRTPTFFESNIKVAYDFDIEDNCIEVYTGIQNMFNAYQDDFDIGSSRDAGYIYGPTKPQTFFIGAKYTLN from the coding sequence TTGCATATTGAAACCGTAGGAGGCTCAGCATCTTTTACTGTATTATCTCCTGATTTGAAAACAGAAACTTCTAACAGTATCAATGCTTCTTTAAATTTTACAAAGCCTATTGGTACTGTCCAATCTAATATTGTTGTAGAAGGATTTTATACGAAGTTAAATGATGTTTTTATTACGGCAGATGCTAATCCGTCGAATGGAGGAACCTCTGTTGTTACTAAAAGAAATGGTGCTGGAGCTAAAGTTTCAGGAGTAAATTTAGAGGCTAGTTTTGCTTTTTCTAGAACATTAAATTTTCAAATAGGAGGTACTATTCAAAAATCTGAATACAGTGAGGAAGAGGAAATATGGGCTTCAGAAGATGGTAGTGAAATAATTACTACAAAAAATATTTTACGTACACCTGATGTTTATGGGTTTTATACATTTAATTACAACCCTATTGCACCGCTTACATTGTCGCTTTCTGGAGTTTATACGGGTAAAATGGATGCACCACACGTGGTAGATATTGATACTGAAAGAACAGTAATAAAAAGAACGCCTACTTTTTTTGAAAGCAATATTAAGGTTGCTTATGATTTTGATATTGAAGATAATTGTATTGAAGTTTATACTGGAATCCAAAATATGTTCAACGCTTATCAAGATGATTTCGATATAGGTTCATCTAGAGATGCAGGTTATATTTATGGTCCTACTAAACCTCAAACATTTT
- a CDS encoding TonB-dependent receptor domain-containing protein — protein MDQEVATLGVFSQLEIKPTDKFTFLAGARYDNVNIEGVYDFDVDSYEDDKNLSVFVPRVTAMYDISDNLKARELLILKVIERIKHLMKICILKP, from the coding sequence ATTGATCAAGAAGTAGCAACACTTGGAGTTTTTTCTCAATTAGAAATAAAACCAACCGATAAATTTACTTTTTTGGCAGGAGCAAGGTATGATAATGTTAATATTGAAGGGGTGTACGATTTTGATGTAGATTCTTATGAAGATGATAAAAATTTGAGTGTTTTTGTACCAAGAGTAACTGCAATGTATGATATTTCAGATAATTTAAAAGCCCGCGAGCTTCTTATTCTCAAGGTTATAGAGCGCATCAAGCATTTGATGAAGATTTGCATATTGAAACCGTAG